A stretch of the Nitratireductor thuwali genome encodes the following:
- a CDS encoding metal ABC transporter ATP-binding protein, whose product MLLQSKNPAEVLVEMHNAGIHRARRWLVRGVDLTVRRGEIVTLIGPNGSGKSTTAKTAIGVLKPDEGTVKRARGLKVGYVPQKMSLDWTLPLTVDRLMRLTGPLPRARIDTALEAAGVSHLKGAEVQALSGGEFQRTLLARALAREPDLLVLDEPVQGVDFTGEVALYRLIREIRDRTNCGILLISHDLHVVMKETDTVICLNGHVCCRGTPENVAQSAEYQTLFGARGNDTLAIYHHDHDHTHLSGGRVRRADGTVGDACEHHHDHEDVPNEKAAPDA is encoded by the coding sequence ATGTTGCTACAGTCAAAGAACCCGGCCGAAGTGCTGGTGGAAATGCACAATGCCGGCATCCATCGGGCAAGGAGATGGCTCGTGCGGGGTGTCGACCTGACGGTGCGGCGCGGCGAGATCGTGACGCTGATCGGCCCCAACGGGTCCGGCAAAAGCACGACGGCGAAGACCGCCATCGGCGTGCTCAAGCCCGACGAGGGAACCGTGAAGCGCGCGCGCGGCCTGAAGGTCGGCTATGTGCCGCAGAAGATGAGCCTCGACTGGACGCTGCCGCTGACCGTGGACCGGCTGATGCGGCTGACGGGGCCGCTGCCCCGCGCGCGCATCGACACGGCGCTGGAGGCGGCGGGCGTTTCCCATCTGAAGGGGGCGGAAGTGCAGGCGCTTTCGGGCGGCGAGTTCCAGCGGACGCTGCTTGCCCGGGCGCTGGCGCGCGAACCGGACCTTCTGGTGCTGGACGAGCCCGTGCAGGGCGTGGATTTTACCGGCGAAGTGGCGCTTTACCGCCTCATCCGCGAGATACGCGACCGGACGAACTGCGGCATTCTGCTGATCTCGCACGATCTGCATGTGGTGATGAAGGAGACCGATACCGTGATCTGCCTGAACGGCCATGTATGCTGCCGGGGCACGCCGGAAAACGTGGCGCAGAGCGCGGAATACCAGACGCTGTTCGGCGCGCGCGGCAATGACACGCTTGCGATCTATCATCATGATCACGACCACACGCATCTTTCCGGCGGCCGGGTGCGCCGCGCCGACGGCACTGTCGGCGATGCCTGCGAGCACCATCACGATCACGAAGACGTTCCGAACGAAAAGGCCGCGCCGGATGCTTGA
- a CDS encoding CsbD family protein has protein sequence MNWNQIEGNWEQFKGKAQQKWGKLTNDDLDVVKGNRKALAGRIQELYGKSQEEAEREVDEWASSS, from the coding sequence ATGAACTGGAACCAGATCGAGGGCAATTGGGAGCAATTCAAGGGCAAGGCCCAGCAGAAATGGGGCAAGCTGACCAACGACGATCTCGACGTCGTGAAAGGCAACCGCAAAGCGCTGGCCGGCCGCATCCAGGAACTTTACGGCAAATCCCAGGAAGAGGCCGAGCGCGAAGTCGACGAATGGGCCTCGTCAAGCTGA
- a CDS encoding cytochrome P450 has protein sequence MDTAAISFRPPAPKPRQKPPSTLQMMRIVYRNPLELWGEPSYNEPWISITGGIGGPLLIANDPGLIRHVLVDNARNYKMARVRQKILRPILRDGLLTAEGEVWKRSRKAMAPVFTPRHIAGFAAPMLREAESFAARYEASLGGTVDVSRDMTMLTFDILAETLFSGEIAGEPDSFASQVDRLFETMGRVDPLDLLGAPDWLPRVTRLLGRNSLAFFRDIVSRTIEMREEKMARGDGVPEDFLTLLLRAEGPDGLARAEIEDNIITFIGAGHETTARALGWTIYCLAMLPAERERIEAEIDAVLAAEPDPVKWLDGMPLTRAAFEEAMRLYPPAPSINREAIEDDRFADLDIPKGTQVLVMPWTVHRHRKLWDDPEAYRPSRFHPENREAIDRFQYLPFGAGPRICIGATFAMQEAVIALAVLMSRYRFDVTPETKPWPVQKLTTQPQGGLPMKVSRRSLDAKP, from the coding sequence ATGGACACCGCCGCCATCTCATTCCGCCCGCCGGCCCCCAAGCCGCGCCAGAAGCCGCCGTCGACGCTGCAGATGATGCGGATCGTCTATCGAAACCCGCTCGAACTGTGGGGCGAGCCCTCCTATAACGAGCCGTGGATCTCGATCACCGGCGGTATCGGCGGGCCGCTCCTCATCGCCAACGACCCCGGCCTCATCCGGCATGTGCTCGTCGACAACGCCCGCAACTACAAGATGGCGCGCGTGCGCCAGAAGATATTGCGGCCGATCCTGCGCGACGGCCTCCTGACCGCCGAGGGCGAGGTCTGGAAACGTTCGCGCAAGGCCATGGCCCCGGTCTTCACGCCGCGCCACATCGCCGGTTTCGCCGCTCCCATGCTGCGCGAGGCCGAATCCTTCGCCGCCCGCTACGAAGCGTCGCTGGGCGGCACGGTCGACGTCTCCCGCGACATGACGATGCTCACCTTCGACATATTGGCCGAAACCCTGTTTTCCGGCGAGATCGCCGGCGAGCCGGACAGTTTCGCCTCCCAGGTCGACCGCCTGTTCGAGACCATGGGCAGGGTCGATCCGCTCGATCTTCTGGGCGCGCCGGACTGGCTGCCGCGCGTCACCCGCCTTCTGGGCCGCAACTCGCTGGCCTTCTTCCGCGATATCGTCTCCCGCACCATCGAAATGCGCGAGGAGAAGATGGCGCGCGGCGACGGCGTGCCGGAGGATTTCCTCACGCTTCTGCTGCGCGCCGAGGGACCGGACGGTCTTGCCCGCGCCGAGATCGAGGACAATATCATCACCTTCATCGGCGCCGGCCACGAGACGACCGCTCGTGCCCTTGGCTGGACCATCTATTGCCTCGCCATGCTGCCGGCCGAGCGCGAACGCATCGAGGCGGAGATCGATGCGGTGCTGGCCGCTGAGCCCGATCCGGTCAAATGGCTAGACGGAATGCCGCTCACGCGCGCCGCCTTCGAGGAGGCGATGCGGCTTTATCCGCCGGCCCCTTCGATCAATCGCGAGGCGATAGAAGATGACCGCTTCGCCGATCTCGACATTCCCAAGGGCACTCAGGTGCTGGTCATGCCCTGGACGGTCCATCGCCATCGCAAGCTGTGGGACGACCCGGAAGCCTATCGCCCCTCCCGCTTTCATCCCGAAAACCGCGAGGCGATCGACCGCTTCCAGTACCTGCCCTTCGGCGCCGGCCCGCGCATCTGCATCGGCGCGACCTTCGCCATGCAGGAGGCCGTCATCGCGCTCGCCGTCCTGATGTCGCGCTACCGCTTCGACGTCACGCCGGAGACGAAACCCTGGCCCGTGCAGAAGCTGACAACCCAACCCCAGGGTGGCCTGCCGATGAAGGTGTCGCGCCGCAGCCTTGACGCTAAACCATAG
- the znuA gene encoding zinc ABC transporter substrate-binding protein ZnuA: protein MKLARSLPLVSALLLSTAGLPAHAAEGVIASIKPVHSIVSAIMQGAGEPALLVKGAASPHSYSMRPSEAASLESAKIVFWVGPELEQFLEKPLETLAQGARIVELAHAPGLKEMELREGGDFEEHRHEAGEEGHGDEDHAAHEGHHDHEAESGHEEHAEAGREDEHHGHDHGGIDMHLWLDPENARAMANRIAGVLAEADPANSALYRANLAEFETRLDNLIAETDERLAAVKGRPFIVFHDAYQYYESRFGISAAGSITVSPESIPGARRVGEIRDKVEELGAVCVFSEPQFEPKLVEVVTEGTEATAGVLDPLGASLEDGPDLYFELIDNMTASLVDCLSGQT, encoded by the coding sequence ATGAAGCTTGCGCGTTCACTTCCCCTTGTCTCCGCCCTTTTGCTTTCGACCGCCGGCCTGCCGGCCCACGCCGCGGAAGGGGTCATTGCCTCGATCAAGCCCGTCCATTCCATCGTCTCCGCCATCATGCAGGGTGCCGGCGAGCCGGCGCTTCTGGTCAAGGGCGCCGCCTCTCCGCATTCCTATTCGATGCGACCGTCGGAAGCCGCATCGCTGGAATCGGCGAAGATCGTATTCTGGGTCGGCCCGGAGCTCGAGCAGTTCCTGGAAAAGCCGCTCGAGACGCTGGCGCAGGGCGCGCGCATCGTCGAATTGGCGCATGCGCCAGGTCTGAAGGAAATGGAGCTGCGTGAAGGGGGAGACTTCGAGGAGCACAGGCATGAGGCTGGAGAAGAAGGCCACGGCGATGAGGATCATGCCGCCCACGAGGGTCACCATGATCATGAGGCGGAGTCCGGCCACGAAGAGCATGCCGAAGCCGGTCGCGAGGACGAGCATCACGGCCACGATCATGGCGGGATCGACATGCATCTATGGCTCGATCCGGAAAACGCCCGCGCCATGGCAAACCGGATTGCCGGGGTTCTGGCCGAGGCCGACCCCGCCAACAGCGCGCTCTACCGCGCCAACCTCGCCGAGTTCGAAACGCGGCTCGATAACCTGATCGCCGAAACCGATGAGCGTCTCGCCGCCGTCAAGGGCCGGCCGTTCATCGTGTTCCACGACGCCTACCAGTATTACGAGAGCCGCTTCGGCATATCCGCCGCAGGCTCCATCACCGTCAGCCCCGAAAGCATTCCCGGCGCGCGCCGCGTCGGCGAGATCCGCGACAAGGTCGAAGAGCTCGGTGCCGTATGCGTTTTCTCGGAACCGCAGTTCGAGCCGAAGCTGGTCGAGGTGGTCACCGAAGGGACAGAGGCAACCGCCGGCGTCCTCGATCCGCTGGGCGCGTCGCTCGAGGACGGCCCGGATCTCTATTTTGAGCTGATCGACAACATGACCGCGTCGCTCGTGGATTGCCTGTCCGGCCAGACCTGA